One Sphingobacteruim zhuxiongii DNA window includes the following coding sequences:
- a CDS encoding YybH family protein: MINKKAFTVLTSALIALSSFGQLPDKIGGLLTVDRTAANLSKTESPHTGLKYMVDKQSTFFVPSPVNAMNYLDNRPNIPDVLTWNPNFVLVARSLDWGVTSGPFEFQKVGAIKRYGQYLTVWRRDKKGNWKAHIRTEVENLGKGKSSPLEYYEPDDKNYLKHRSDKRLAQREEVVLQTDELFSTILKADTKTGYTEFLADDARFYFPWQPEIEGRDKILAFLKKERIEIDTDPTGVGRAYSGEFAYTNGTATVGMKDKVVKFNYVRIWQLKEDFQWKVILEMMFER, encoded by the coding sequence ATGATTAATAAAAAGGCCTTTACGGTATTAACATCCGCATTAATAGCCTTATCTAGTTTTGGACAGTTACCAGACAAGATTGGGGGATTGTTAACAGTAGATCGGACGGCAGCAAATCTTTCTAAAACAGAGAGTCCTCATACTGGATTAAAATACATGGTAGATAAGCAATCTACCTTCTTTGTACCTTCCCCTGTTAATGCAATGAATTATTTGGATAACCGTCCAAATATCCCCGATGTGCTAACGTGGAATCCTAATTTCGTGTTAGTTGCACGAAGTTTAGATTGGGGAGTGACTTCCGGACCTTTTGAGTTTCAGAAAGTGGGAGCGATTAAACGTTATGGCCAGTATCTGACGGTTTGGAGAAGAGATAAGAAAGGGAATTGGAAAGCGCATATTCGTACAGAAGTAGAAAATTTAGGGAAAGGTAAGTCTAGTCCTTTAGAGTATTACGAACCCGACGACAAGAACTATCTTAAACATCGTTCAGACAAGCGCTTAGCGCAACGAGAAGAAGTTGTTTTACAGACGGATGAGTTATTCTCTACCATTCTAAAAGCGGATACTAAAACAGGCTATACGGAGTTTCTAGCGGATGATGCTCGTTTCTATTTTCCTTGGCAGCCAGAAATTGAAGGTAGGGATAAGATTTTAGCTTTCCTAAAAAAGGAAAGAATTGAAATTGATACCGATCCAACAGGAGTAGGGCGTGCTTATAGTGGCGAATTCGCTTACACCAATGGTACAGCAACGGTAGGAATGAAAGATAAGGTAGTTAAGTTTAACTACGTTCGTATTTGGCAATTGAAAGAGGATTTCCAGTGGAAAGTAATCTTAGAGATGATGTTCGAAAGATAG
- a CDS encoding peptidylprolyl isomerase translates to MKNLLIIITLLLSFCSFGAKAQEKLIDRVVATVGSGIILQSDIDNQYMQYLANGGTPDSDFKCSALQQLIMTKLLAQQAVIDSVEVTESEVDDQLNARMREMVRRAGNQERLEGFLKRSLLQYKEEMRPILSEQLKANKLQGTIVQKITITPQEVKRYFEGLNQDSLPHFNTEVEIGEIVVNPVLTKEEKSVFREKAEGFRKQVIDGTDFGTVARFYSEDGSAPYGGELGFATRDAYVKEFSAMAFRLKEGEVSPVFETQFGFHFLQVLERRGEEVNVRHVLVKTKPTTASLERTKAKIDSIYDKVSSGKLPFHTAATLYSDNKETKFNGGMVINEQSQSRTTLIPVDILEKELFVAIDPLKPGEYSKPFQFTDRTGQLAYKFNYLKTRIPPHKASLDQDFAKIQEAAQEDKTRRKLSEWFEKKTKATFVHVSDDFQQCEELKIWLTPKDNDIAAK, encoded by the coding sequence ATGAAAAACCTCCTTATTATAATAACACTTTTACTGTCTTTCTGTTCCTTCGGAGCAAAAGCACAGGAAAAGCTTATTGACCGTGTTGTGGCAACTGTGGGCTCTGGGATTATCTTACAATCCGATATTGACAACCAGTACATGCAGTACCTTGCCAATGGCGGTACTCCAGACAGCGACTTTAAATGTAGCGCATTACAACAATTGATTATGACTAAGTTGCTTGCTCAGCAAGCTGTCATTGACTCGGTTGAAGTAACCGAATCAGAAGTTGATGATCAATTAAATGCACGTATGCGTGAGATGGTTCGTCGTGCTGGAAATCAAGAACGGTTGGAAGGCTTCTTAAAACGCTCTTTATTACAATATAAAGAGGAAATGAGACCTATTCTTTCAGAACAGCTTAAGGCAAATAAACTTCAAGGGACTATCGTTCAAAAGATCACTATTACTCCGCAAGAAGTAAAACGTTATTTTGAAGGCTTAAATCAAGATAGTTTACCACACTTTAATACAGAAGTTGAAATCGGAGAGATTGTTGTAAATCCTGTATTAACAAAAGAGGAAAAGAGTGTGTTTCGTGAGAAAGCTGAAGGCTTTAGAAAGCAAGTTATCGACGGAACAGACTTTGGTACAGTCGCACGTTTCTATTCAGAAGATGGTTCTGCTCCATATGGCGGTGAACTAGGATTCGCAACACGTGATGCTTATGTAAAAGAGTTCTCTGCAATGGCATTCAGATTAAAAGAGGGAGAAGTTTCTCCAGTTTTTGAGACTCAGTTTGGATTCCACTTTTTACAGGTCTTAGAGCGACGAGGAGAAGAAGTGAACGTACGACACGTTTTAGTAAAAACAAAGCCAACTACAGCGAGCTTAGAGCGTACAAAAGCGAAGATTGACAGTATCTATGATAAAGTAAGCTCTGGGAAGCTTCCTTTCCATACTGCAGCGACTTTATACTCAGATAATAAAGAGACAAAGTTTAACGGTGGTATGGTGATTAATGAGCAATCACAATCAAGAACTACGCTTATTCCAGTAGATATATTGGAGAAAGAATTATTCGTTGCTATTGACCCTTTAAAACCAGGTGAATATTCCAAACCTTTTCAATTTACCGATAGAACTGGACAGCTTGCTTATAAATTTAACTACCTGAAGACTCGTATACCTCCTCATAAAGCAAGTCTAGATCAGGATTTCGCTAAGATTCAAGAGGCTGCGCAAGAAGATAAAACGAGAAGAAAACTCAGCGAATGGTTTGAGAAGAAAACAAAGGCAACATTCGTACATGTGAGTGATGATTTCCAACAATGTGAAGAGTTGAAGATATGGCTTACTCCAAAAGATAATGATATCGCAGCTAAGTAA
- a CDS encoding lactonase family protein, producing MKTTGPLILIMLLTAQISTAQSKLIPMFVGTYTSEGGSKGIYSYLFDMETGDSELQSEVETPSPSFLARTDNFLIAVNELGGGNQSVSSFNLQDEILTFENKVSTKGAAPCHVLLGDKGQYAVVSNYSGGSLTLYSIDKNGHISEMDDFREFKGSSINKSRQNASHIHSAFLGPDKSVYVSDLGADQIYVFDVLKEGGKYKFQEKETIDVPKGSGPRHIAFHPKGKTMYSLQELTGDIIVFKKEKSKWVQSQVINMNDAEFKGEHGAADLKISTDGKYLYSTNRVDANTISTFDIKKDGTLSLKQVLSVEGKGPRNLNITPNGKFILVTNQLSDEIVVFSRDAKSGELKDSGKRIEVSKPVCVIF from the coding sequence ATGAAAACTACCGGTCCATTAATTTTAATAATGCTATTAACAGCGCAAATTTCTACTGCGCAAAGTAAACTCATTCCTATGTTTGTTGGTACTTATACTTCCGAAGGCGGGAGCAAGGGGATATACTCCTATTTATTTGATATGGAAACTGGCGATTCGGAGCTACAAAGCGAAGTTGAAACGCCGAGCCCTTCTTTTTTAGCACGAACAGATAACTTCTTAATTGCTGTAAATGAGCTTGGTGGAGGCAATCAGTCTGTGTCATCTTTTAATTTACAGGATGAAATCTTAACTTTTGAAAATAAGGTCTCCACTAAAGGTGCTGCTCCTTGCCACGTGTTATTGGGCGACAAAGGACAATATGCGGTAGTCTCAAATTATTCCGGAGGATCGTTGACCTTATACTCTATCGATAAAAATGGTCATATATCCGAAATGGACGACTTTCGCGAGTTTAAAGGAAGTAGTATCAACAAGTCTAGACAAAACGCATCTCATATACATTCAGCGTTCCTAGGGCCGGACAAGTCGGTTTATGTATCTGACCTTGGCGCCGATCAGATCTATGTTTTTGATGTATTGAAAGAGGGCGGGAAATACAAATTTCAAGAGAAAGAAACAATTGATGTCCCAAAAGGGAGTGGCCCTAGACATATAGCTTTTCATCCAAAGGGAAAGACTATGTATTCTTTGCAGGAGCTTACGGGCGATATTATTGTCTTTAAAAAGGAAAAGTCCAAATGGGTGCAGTCGCAAGTAATCAATATGAACGACGCGGAGTTCAAAGGCGAGCATGGTGCTGCTGATTTAAAAATCAGTACAGATGGTAAATATTTGTACAGTACAAATCGAGTTGATGCCAATACAATCTCCACTTTTGATATCAAGAAGGATGGAACCCTATCATTGAAGCAAGTGCTCTCAGTGGAAGGAAAAGGACCAAGAAATCTAAATATTACACCAAACGGAAAGTTTATCCTAGTGACAAATCAGTTGTCTGATGAAATTGTTGTGTTTTCTAGAGATGCGAAATCAGGTGAATTGAAAGATTCAGGTAAGCGTATTGAAGTATCAAAACCAGTTTGCGTAATCTTCTAA
- the mnhG gene encoding monovalent cation/H(+) antiporter subunit G, with the protein MIDIILAVLSTVGALSILFASIGVLRMPDFYLRLSVTVKASTLGVGLLLICAAIMFPDDVSVTTKSIAIIFFLILTAPIAAHMIGRAAYMTHTPLWKGTVVDELQGMYNTEKNILESDPKKANKSEEDNIADTDDATD; encoded by the coding sequence ATGATTGATATTATTTTAGCTGTATTAAGCACGGTTGGTGCCCTTTCGATACTTTTTGCATCAATAGGTGTACTTCGTATGCCTGATTTCTACTTACGCCTTTCTGTAACCGTCAAAGCATCAACATTAGGTGTCGGTCTGTTGCTGATTTGCGCTGCTATTATGTTCCCAGATGATGTTTCGGTAACTACGAAGTCCATTGCAATTATCTTTTTCCTGATCTTGACTGCACCCATTGCCGCGCATATGATTGGTAGAGCAGCCTATATGACACATACCCCACTGTGGAAAGGCACTGTTGTAGATGAACTTCAGGGCATGTATAATACCGAGAAGAACATCTTAGAAAGTGACCCGAAGAAAGCCAACAAATCGGAGGAAGATAATATCGCCGATACGGACGACGCGACGGATTAG
- a CDS encoding monovalent cation/H+ antiporter complex subunit F, protein MSLEAYFDFVILPILTISVLLVFIRLFKGPTVVDRVIALDLIITIGIGIITVYSIRQEQEVLLDVAIILALIAFLGTIAFSYYIEKQRDD, encoded by the coding sequence ATGAGTTTAGAAGCATATTTTGATTTTGTGATATTACCCATCTTGACCATTTCGGTGTTGCTGGTCTTCATCCGTTTGTTCAAAGGCCCTACAGTTGTTGATCGCGTTATTGCGCTAGATCTCATCATCACCATTGGTATTGGAATTATCACGGTTTACAGTATCCGTCAGGAACAGGAAGTGCTACTGGATGTAGCGATTATATTAGCGCTAATTGCCTTTTTGGGAACTATCGCTTTCTCCTATTACATAGAAAAACAAAGAGATGATTGA
- a CDS encoding Na+/H+ antiporter subunit E: MIKFFLMNLLLSFIWVALSGSLLYSNFLFGYLLGFAVLWIMNRNETDQRYFYRVPKILSFFLYFLYELVKANIQVAYDVVTPKYFFKPGIVRYPVNTKTDFEINLLSTFISLTPGTLILDISDDKKAIYIHVMYLKDEQQFIRQLKTGVERRLLEIIR; encoded by the coding sequence ATGATTAAGTTTTTCTTGATGAACTTATTGCTATCCTTCATTTGGGTAGCTTTATCAGGGTCCCTGCTTTATTCAAACTTCTTGTTTGGTTACTTGCTCGGATTTGCGGTATTGTGGATTATGAATAGAAATGAAACCGATCAACGGTATTTCTATCGTGTTCCGAAAATCCTGTCTTTTTTCCTATACTTTCTTTATGAGTTAGTAAAGGCTAATATTCAGGTAGCATACGATGTTGTTACACCCAAGTACTTTTTTAAACCAGGTATCGTTCGCTACCCCGTTAATACAAAAACAGATTTTGAGATAAACTTACTATCGACTTTTATTTCCCTAACGCCAGGAACCTTGATTTTGGACATAAGCGATGATAAAAAAGCGATATATATTCATGTGATGTATTTGAAGGATGAGCAGCAATTCATCCGCCAATTAAAAACAGGTGTTGAACGTAGACTATTAGAAATCATTCGATGA
- a CDS encoding proton-conducting transporter transmembrane domain-containing protein, with the protein MIDNHILAPVFIHLFTAILQLIAWRKTVTQRFMSVGGTFIGLLIAIRLFAKVYTEGSLTMNASNWEAPFGIVFVADLLAVTMVLLTSIAGFTVSIFSSVGIARQRMLYGYFPIFHFLLMGLNGAFLTGDIFNLYVWFEVIIISSFVLMTLGGRKAQLEGAVKYMAMNILASTFFLTGIGILYGITGSLNMADLSIRIREFHNQSLIDIAAIFFLLGFGIKSAVFPLYYWLPSSYHTPPSAVAATFGGLLTKVGVYAILRVFSLMFIPDEFTKNLLMVMAVLTILTGAFGALIKTNIRRLFSYLIVCHIGFMLGGVAMFTKAALMGAVFYLIHDIMVKTNMFLIAGYIRQVRGTMDMNRLGGLYASYPLISLVIALVLFSLVGVPPLSGFWPKIYLFQEAFVGKQYFFVGALIVGSLVTMYVIAKMWADVFWKKCPDESVMEDNFKDLPPFKKVLLVMPIVILCSVTLYIGLNAENVVVVVDRISNELLDTSSYIRTVLGDKVFEK; encoded by the coding sequence ATGATTGATAACCACATATTAGCTCCCGTTTTTATACACCTGTTTACAGCTATTCTGCAGCTTATTGCTTGGCGGAAAACTGTAACGCAGCGCTTTATGAGTGTCGGAGGGACCTTCATTGGTTTGTTGATTGCAATTCGGCTTTTTGCGAAGGTATACACAGAAGGCAGTTTGACCATGAATGCCTCTAATTGGGAAGCCCCATTTGGAATTGTTTTTGTCGCTGATCTACTCGCTGTCACTATGGTCTTATTGACCTCCATCGCCGGATTTACGGTATCCATATTTTCATCCGTCGGCATTGCTAGACAACGGATGCTGTATGGTTATTTCCCAATTTTCCATTTTCTATTAATGGGATTGAATGGCGCTTTCTTGACTGGCGACATCTTCAACCTTTATGTTTGGTTTGAGGTGATTATTATCTCTTCTTTCGTGTTAATGACCCTCGGAGGTCGAAAAGCGCAGTTAGAAGGAGCCGTAAAATATATGGCGATGAATATCTTGGCCTCTACATTTTTTCTAACGGGGATCGGGATACTTTATGGAATTACTGGTTCTCTGAATATGGCTGACCTTTCCATTCGGATTCGAGAGTTTCATAACCAATCACTGATTGATATTGCTGCTATTTTCTTCTTGTTGGGCTTTGGTATCAAATCTGCCGTATTCCCATTGTATTATTGGCTACCATCCTCCTATCATACGCCGCCTTCGGCAGTGGCCGCTACCTTTGGTGGTTTACTTACCAAAGTGGGCGTATATGCAATCTTACGCGTCTTCAGCTTGATGTTTATTCCTGATGAATTCACGAAAAATCTGTTGATGGTAATGGCCGTATTAACCATACTTACTGGGGCATTCGGTGCATTGATTAAAACGAATATACGACGCTTATTTTCTTATCTTATCGTTTGTCATATTGGCTTTATGCTGGGAGGCGTCGCGATGTTTACCAAGGCCGCATTAATGGGAGCTGTATTTTACCTGATCCATGATATCATGGTCAAAACAAATATGTTCTTAATTGCCGGTTATATACGGCAAGTACGCGGCACGATGGACATGAACCGATTAGGTGGACTATATGCCTCCTATCCATTGATATCCCTAGTTATTGCTTTAGTGCTATTCTCCCTAGTTGGCGTTCCTCCACTATCGGGATTCTGGCCGAAGATTTACTTGTTTCAGGAGGCTTTCGTAGGAAAGCAATACTTCTTTGTCGGCGCTTTAATTGTCGGAAGTTTAGTCACGATGTATGTTATCGCGAAAATGTGGGCGGATGTTTTTTGGAAAAAATGTCCAGACGAAAGCGTCATGGAAGATAATTTTAAAGATTTACCTCCTTTTAAAAAGGTTTTATTGGTTATGCCGATTGTGATTTTATGTTCGGTAACTTTATATATCGGTCTAAATGCGGAAAATGTTGTTGTCGTGGTTGATCGTATAAGTAATGAATTGTTGGATACAAGCTCGTACATCAGAACAGTATTGGGTGATAAAGTGTTTGAGAAATGA
- a CDS encoding Na+/H+ antiporter subunit C: MELLLVVVLGLLYAAGIYLILRRSMVKLLLGIMLLGNGTNILIFLLGTITKGKPPVIDQNHNVFEDIYADPIPQSLILTAIVISFALTAFAIVLLKRVYALVDSDDLDDLNTPEEEDL; the protein is encoded by the coding sequence ATGGAATTATTATTAGTCGTTGTTTTAGGCTTGCTTTACGCCGCGGGGATTTATTTAATCCTTCGCCGAAGTATGGTGAAACTACTCTTAGGAATCATGTTACTAGGCAATGGAACGAACATTTTGATCTTTCTATTAGGTACGATTACAAAAGGGAAGCCGCCTGTTATTGACCAGAACCATAATGTCTTTGAAGATATTTATGCCGACCCTATTCCCCAATCCTTAATACTTACAGCGATTGTCATCAGTTTCGCATTGACGGCTTTTGCGATTGTATTATTAAAACGTGTTTATGCATTGGTGGATTCAGATGATTTAGATGATTTAAACACGCCGGAAGAAGAAGATTTATGA
- a CDS encoding Na+/H+ antiporter subunit B, with protein sequence MKSIILQTATRYLLPILLLFSFFLLLRGHYFPGGGFVGGLVASIAFVLHSFAHGTEETMKLLGRKPLSLIPMGLGIAALSVITPTFFGLPPMTGLWFEEKIPVIGSIGSALFFDLGVYMVVVGVVLTILFTISLTKD encoded by the coding sequence ATGAAAAGTATAATCTTACAGACTGCCACACGGTATCTGCTACCGATCTTACTATTGTTCTCTTTCTTTTTATTATTGAGAGGGCATTACTTCCCTGGAGGAGGATTTGTTGGGGGATTGGTCGCTTCTATCGCGTTTGTATTACATAGTTTTGCACACGGCACCGAGGAGACCATGAAGTTATTGGGTAGAAAACCATTATCATTAATACCGATGGGTTTGGGGATTGCCGCCTTAAGTGTAATTACCCCTACATTCTTTGGATTACCTCCGATGACTGGCTTATGGTTTGAAGAAAAAATCCCTGTAATCGGGTCGATTGGCTCTGCTCTTTTCTTCGACTTAGGTGTCTATATGGTTGTTGTAGGGGTCGTATTAACGATATTATTTACTATTTCATTAACCAAGGACTAA
- a CDS encoding putative monovalent cation/H+ antiporter subunit A, which yields MLFTILFGLIATLFLVPFGKKIKSKWSIILPFIPACLFAYYLGYIPKIAEGSTFFQQTNWVPSLNINFDFRLDGLSLLFCLLITGIGTGIFFYARTYLKGHPYFDRFFGYLLLFMSAMLGLVLSDNLLLLFVFWELTSISSFFLIGFNNEQEESRKSALTALTITGMGGFFLVAGLVLIGNIAGTYSISALVDQRETIIQHQLYPLILGFLFIGAFTKSAQFPFHFWLPGAMKAPTPVSAYLHSATMVKAGIYLLARFFPILGGTEMWSYPLMIVGGFTMLYAAIHSLFRIDLKSILAYTTISALGILVFLLGLGTKEAIIAASVFILVHALYKATLFLVTGIIDHETGTRDITVLSGLRKVLLPVGIAAGLAALSSAGVPLTFGFIGKDLVYESTLHAAPQLSLILTALALITNICLLAAGFMAGLKPFFGELPEQYSKLHLPYLSMWIPPLVLGVLSLLFGLFPGIVGDLLSYQTANAIFGKDTAMHLAIWHGFNTVLLLSAVTLIVGTILYIVNKPNESKVKFIEKWSAFSPQAIFTRYANDIFKFSSWYTNSFHNGYLRSYHLKIILFAEALLIYRLWLSGPILINFDNLSPLTIYEVAVVIILLGALLIVIITPSRLTSVVSMSVIGYCICLMFVFYSAPDLAMTQFTIDTLTTVLFVLVLYKLPSFLSLASPKQKIRDMFVALGFGTILSIIALKVIYEPVVKDTTNFYGENAYILAKGKNVVNVILADFRGIDTMFETVVLSIAAVGVYSLLKLRLKPSEKE from the coding sequence ATGCTTTTTACAATTTTATTTGGTTTAATAGCTACTTTATTTCTGGTGCCTTTTGGCAAAAAAATCAAATCGAAATGGAGTATTATTCTACCATTTATACCTGCATGTCTGTTTGCATACTATTTGGGATACATCCCTAAGATCGCCGAAGGAAGTACATTTTTTCAGCAAACCAATTGGGTCCCATCCTTAAATATCAATTTTGATTTTCGACTGGATGGTCTCTCCTTGCTATTCTGCCTTCTAATTACCGGAATTGGGACGGGCATTTTCTTTTACGCCCGTACTTATCTGAAAGGACATCCCTATTTTGATCGCTTTTTCGGATATCTATTACTTTTTATGTCGGCCATGTTAGGCCTTGTGCTTTCCGACAATCTTTTGCTCTTATTTGTCTTTTGGGAATTAACGAGTATAAGTTCATTTTTCCTGATCGGATTCAATAATGAACAAGAGGAATCTAGGAAAAGTGCATTAACCGCATTGACAATAACGGGTATGGGCGGTTTCTTTTTAGTTGCGGGATTAGTCTTAATCGGCAATATCGCTGGAACGTATTCCATATCTGCATTAGTTGACCAACGAGAAACCATTATACAACATCAGCTGTATCCATTAATATTAGGCTTTTTATTTATTGGGGCGTTTACAAAATCCGCCCAATTCCCTTTTCATTTTTGGTTACCTGGAGCGATGAAAGCACCAACTCCAGTTTCTGCTTATCTCCACTCCGCAACCATGGTCAAAGCGGGGATCTATCTTTTAGCGCGCTTTTTCCCAATACTTGGAGGGACAGAAATGTGGTCTTACCCTTTAATGATTGTCGGTGGTTTTACCATGTTATATGCTGCTATCCATTCCTTATTTCGCATTGATTTAAAATCCATATTAGCGTATACAACGATATCAGCACTCGGGATTCTTGTTTTCCTACTTGGATTAGGAACTAAAGAGGCAATAATAGCCGCTAGTGTTTTCATCTTAGTACATGCACTTTATAAAGCGACCTTATTCTTGGTGACAGGTATTATCGACCATGAGACAGGCACCCGTGATATCACCGTTTTATCCGGATTACGGAAAGTGCTATTGCCTGTAGGGATTGCTGCAGGGTTAGCGGCACTGTCCAGTGCTGGTGTACCTTTAACTTTTGGTTTTATTGGTAAAGATTTAGTCTACGAGTCGACTTTACATGCTGCACCGCAGCTAAGTTTAATCTTAACAGCATTAGCGCTGATTACGAATATTTGTCTCCTAGCCGCTGGCTTTATGGCAGGGCTCAAACCCTTCTTTGGAGAATTACCCGAACAGTATAGTAAATTGCATCTGCCCTACCTTTCCATGTGGATTCCACCCTTGGTTTTAGGTGTCTTAAGCTTATTATTTGGCTTATTCCCAGGTATCGTTGGTGATTTATTGAGTTACCAAACTGCGAATGCCATTTTTGGAAAAGATACAGCAATGCATTTAGCTATTTGGCACGGTTTCAATACCGTTTTACTATTAAGTGCAGTCACACTTATCGTCGGTACCATACTTTATATAGTCAATAAGCCTAATGAATCGAAAGTTAAATTTATAGAGAAGTGGAGTGCTTTTTCGCCGCAAGCAATATTCACCCGTTATGCGAACGATATCTTCAAATTCTCAAGTTGGTACACGAATAGCTTTCACAACGGATATTTACGTTCCTACCATTTGAAAATTATCTTATTTGCTGAGGCTTTATTGATTTATAGATTATGGTTAAGTGGTCCTATCCTTATTAATTTTGACAACCTTTCTCCGCTAACCATCTATGAGGTCGCCGTCGTTATCATTTTGCTCGGCGCTTTGCTAATTGTTATTATCACGCCATCGAGATTAACCTCCGTTGTATCGATGAGTGTTATTGGTTATTGTATCTGTTTGATGTTTGTATTTTATAGTGCACCAGATTTAGCAATGACCCAGTTCACTATTGACACCCTCACAACGGTACTTTTCGTATTGGTTTTGTATAAATTACCAAGTTTCTTAAGTCTAGCCTCCCCTAAACAGAAAATTAGGGACATGTTCGTTGCATTAGGTTTTGGAACGATACTTTCCATTATTGCCCTAAAAGTGATTTATGAGCCGGTTGTTAAAGACACGACCAACTTCTATGGTGAGAATGCCTATATTTTGGCCAAGGGTAAAAATGTTGTAAACGTGATTCTAGCGGATTTTAGAGGGATTGACACGATGTTTGAAACCGTTGTATTGAGTATTGCCGCCGTTGGGGTATATAGTTTATTAAAATTGAGATTAAAACCATCAGAGAAAGAATAA
- a CDS encoding metallophosphoesterase, protein MENLTIITSFKQSITRIVMNKQPFLTLGLLFGLLLFVFPSFAQQAYVKPKLSNPESWSLVLIPDPQTYMKYERNLGTFHTMISWIKENKDSLNTQFVLCTGDLVEQNDLLNPDGKQANQNSKQQWTNVSSAFHRLNGLVPYVLATGNHDYGHVSAEYRSTQYDKYFSSDQNPLNGTAIREVGPNLNGASTAVNAVYEFKTPHQQKFLVMVLEFAPRDEVVEWAKKTVDQPKYADHKVILLTHVYLDRNSKPIAKEGYKIEDANYGEALFEKLVKPSKNIRMVFSGHIGSPDNWDGHLGFREDKNAAGKSVAQMTFNAQAMGGGWHGNGGDGWLRYLEFLPDGKTIKVKTFSPLFAISPATRHLAYRTEKTQEFEFKLD, encoded by the coding sequence ATGGAAAACCTTACAATTATTACTAGCTTTAAACAATCAATTACTCGAATTGTTATGAATAAACAACCTTTCCTTACGCTAGGCCTACTGTTCGGCCTGCTATTATTTGTATTCCCGAGTTTCGCGCAACAAGCATATGTGAAGCCGAAACTTTCTAATCCCGAATCTTGGTCCTTAGTATTGATTCCTGACCCGCAAACCTATATGAAGTATGAGCGAAACTTAGGAACTTTTCATACGATGATTTCTTGGATTAAGGAGAATAAAGATTCCCTAAACACCCAGTTTGTATTATGCACAGGAGACCTTGTTGAGCAAAATGATTTATTAAATCCAGATGGAAAGCAAGCCAATCAAAATAGTAAGCAACAATGGACGAACGTGAGTTCTGCCTTCCATCGTTTGAATGGATTGGTTCCTTATGTTTTGGCGACAGGAAATCACGATTATGGGCATGTAAGTGCAGAATATCGTTCTACCCAATATGACAAATATTTCTCTTCGGATCAAAATCCATTAAATGGAACCGCTATTCGCGAAGTTGGGCCGAATTTAAATGGAGCCTCAACAGCAGTAAATGCAGTGTATGAATTCAAAACTCCACATCAGCAAAAGTTTTTGGTAATGGTCTTGGAATTTGCACCAAGAGACGAAGTAGTGGAATGGGCAAAGAAAACAGTAGATCAACCGAAATATGCAGACCATAAAGTGATCTTACTAACGCATGTTTATTTAGATAGAAATAGTAAGCCTATCGCTAAAGAGGGTTATAAAATTGAAGATGCCAATTACGGGGAAGCCTTATTCGAAAAATTAGTGAAACCGTCGAAGAATATCCGTATGGTGTTTTCTGGTCATATCGGCTCTCCGGATAACTGGGATGGACATTTAGGATTTCGTGAAGATAAAAATGCCGCAGGCAAGTCTGTAGCGCAAATGACGTTCAATGCCCAAGCGATGGGTGGTGGCTGGCATGGAAATGGTGGCGATGGCTGGTTAAGATATTTAGAGTTCTTACCTGATGGTAAAACGATCAAAGTGAAAACGTTCTCTCCATTATTTGCTATTTCACCTGCAACAAGACATTTGGCCTATAGAACAGAGAAAACTCAAGAATTTGAGTTCAAACTAGATTAA